The Manihot esculenta cultivar AM560-2 chromosome 1, M.esculenta_v8, whole genome shotgun sequence genome has a window encoding:
- the LOC110617281 gene encoding uncharacterized protein At5g19025 has product MVYFHSSISVCNSVDQSTKLMANSVNFNELNSKSRHINHVHKIRKTNNHSNCASIPVCDRSRSAVIDVVILIAVIGACGFLLFPYIKFVTLNFIEFVGTVHYVVKEELMRNPMIYASIGVSTFCAAIAAWIVLICTARKCGNPNCKGLRKAAEFDIQLETEECVKNSNGTLVKDGVKRGLFELPRDHHRELEAELKKMAPPNGRAVLVFRARCGCSVGRLEVPGPKKQKKIKK; this is encoded by the coding sequence ATGGTCTATTTCCATAGCTCAATCTCGGTCTGCAACTCCGTCGACCAATCAacaaaactcatggcaaattcTGTGAATTTCAATGAGTTGAATTCAAAATCTAGACATATTAATCATGTGCACAAGATCAGAAAGACGAATAATCACTCAAATTGTGCTAGTATACCTGTTTGTGATCGATCTCGATCAGCTGTTATTGATGTTGTGATCTTGATTGCTGTTATTGGTGCTTGTGGGTTCTTGTTATTTCCTTATATCAAGTTTGTAACTCTCAATTTCATTGAATTTGTCGGCACCGTTCATTATGTGGTCAAGGAGGAGCTTATGAGAAATCCAATGATATATGCATCTATAGGGGTTAGTACGTTTTGTGCTGCAATAGCTGCATGGATAGTACTGATATGCACAGCTAGGAAATGTGGGAATCCAAATTGTAAGGGCCTAAGGAAGGCAGCTGAATTTGATATTCAGCTGGAGACAGAGGAGTGTGTGAAGAATTCAAATGGTACTTTGGTGAAAGATGGGGTGAAAAGGGGTTTATTTGAATTGCCTCGTGATCACCATCGTGAATTGGAGGCTGAACTGAAGAAGATGGCACCACCAAATGGAAGAGCTGTTCTTGTGTTTCGAGCAAGATGTGGATGTTCTGTTGGGAGATTGGAAGTGCCGGGGccaaagaagcagaagaagatcAAGAAGTAG
- the LOC110629958 gene encoding cyclic dof factor 2 — protein sequence MSETKDPAIKLFGKTIPLPDNSHGGTTTTAMTCSGAAESVVVDVDSQDQDQDQDQDSYLEDSNTKGDGEERESDKDEVGEKTTESKQELGAQNVTSDESSNPDANSGISGENHKTASVEKEDAALKTSKTEEQQSDTSNSQEKTKKPDKILPCPRCNSMDTKFCYYNNYNVNQPRHFCKNCQRYWTAGGTMRNVPVGAGRRKNKNSATHYRHITVSEALQNVQTDIPNGIHHPALKTNGTVLNFGSDTPLHESMASVLNLADKTMQNCTRNGFHKPEALRIPVSYGSVVNGEGLSNGSSVMASSSKDEASKNGSCQGCPPQIPCFPGTPWPYPWNPAQWNTPVPPPAFCPPGFPMPFYPAAAYWGCTVPGNWNMPWIPHPSSPNQAALSSGPNSPTLGKHSRDENTQRTNNSGEEPVKECNAERCLWIPKTLRIDDPEEAAKSSIWTTLGIKNDKADSIGGRGLFKAFESKSNEKNHKTETSPVLQANPAALSRSLKFQESS from the exons ATGTCGGAGACAAAAGACCCGGCAATCAAGCTTTTTGGGAAGACGATTCCTTTGCCAGATAACTCTCATGGAGGTACTACTACTACTGCTATGACTTGTTCTGGTGCTGCTGAGAGCGTTGTTGTTGATGTTGATAGTCAAGATCAAGATCAAGATCAAGATCAGGACTCCTATCTTGAAGACAGCAATACCAAGGGAGATGGGGAAGAGAGAGAAAGTGATAAG GATGAAGTGGGAGAAAAAACGACCGAGAGTAAACAGGAACTTGGAGCACAGAATGTTACTTCAGATGAGTCATCAAATCCGGATGCAAACTCAGGGATAAGTGGTGAGAACCATAAGACGGCTTCTGTTGAGAAAGAGGATGCTGCATTGAAAACTTCAAAGACAGAGGAACAGCAGAGTGATACAAGTAATTCACAAGAAAAGACCAAAAAACCTGACAAAATCCTTCCATGCCCTCGCTGTAATAGTATGGACACCAAGTTCTGTTACTACAATAATTACAATGTAAATCAACCCCGGCACTTCTGCAAGAATTGCCAGAGATATTGGACAGCTGGTGGGACTATGAGGAATGTGCCTGTTGGTGCTGGTCGTCGTAAAAACAAGAATTCAGCTACTCATTACCGTCATATAACTGTCTCTGAAGCTCTTCAGAATGTTCAAACTGATATTCCAAACGGCATCCACCATCCTGCACTGAAAACTAATGGGACAGTTCTCAACTTTGGCTCAGATACTCCACTTCATGAGTCTATGGCTTCTGTGTTGAATCTTGCTGATAAAACAATGCAGAATTGCACGAGAAATGGGTTTCATAAACCTGAAGCATTAAGAATCCCAGTTTCATATGGAAGTGTGGTAAATGGGGAGGGTCTTTCAAATGGATCTTCAGTCATGGCATCAAGTTCAAAGGACGAGGCAAGCAAAAATGGGTCATGTCAGGGCTGTCCACCTCAGATACCATGTTTTCCTGGCACTCCCTGGCCTTATCCCTGGAATCCAGCTCAGTGGAACACTCCAGTACCTCCCCCTGCGTTTTGCCCTCCCGGATTTCCCATGCCATTCTATCCTGCAGCAGCTTATTGGGGTTGTACTGTACCAGGCAATTGGAATATGCCTTGGATTCCTCATCCATCTTCTCCAAACCAAGCTGCACTCAGCTCTGGTCCTAATTCTCCCACCTTGGGAAAACATTCACGGGATGAGAACACGCAGAGAACAAACAACTCAGGAGAGGAACCAGTGAAAGAATGTAATGCTGAAAGATGCCTTTGGATTCCAAAAACATTAAGGATTGATGACCCTGAAGAAGCTGCAAAAAGTTCCATATGGACCACACTCGGGATTAAGAATGACAAGGCTGATTCAATCGGCGGGCGAGGACTATTCAAGGCATTTGAATCCAAAAGTAATGAAAAGAATCACAAAACTGAAACCTCTCCAGTATTACAAGCCAATCCTGCAGCATTGTCTCGGTCACTCAAATTCCAGGAGAGCTCGTAA
- the LOC110620717 gene encoding granule-bound starch synthase 2, chloroplastic/amyloplastic, translating to MESLGSVESSVFLLAVSNGDSRFKPAVRISVHSLQAKSKKVLARQGDLRQQIAKRRNLVSSIKCSSFDHEIDRTSHEQRDSSLPDSESTSTSDVNILQHQNNNVLPSGYVHSPADEVPEISPSAISGGYAKDEMEHGQRISPKTSSSIKNLTKEFKDMEMKSENEIIEGSAESTLPKVDNVENDTMTEDAKSVPLAGAHAMNIILVAAECAPWSKTGGLGDVAGSLPKALARRGHRVMVVAPRYHNYAEPQYTGVPKVYKVDGQDFEVTYFQAFIDGVDFVFIESPIFRHLENNIYGGNRVDVLKRMVLFCKAAVEVPWHVPCGGVCYGDGNLAFIANDWHTALLPVYLKAYYRDKGFMHYARSVLVIHNIAHQGRGPVDDFRYMDLPGHYIDLFKLYDPVGGEHSNILAAGLKTADRLVTVSHGYAWELKTSEGGWGLHNIINENGWKMSGIVNGIDAKEWNPQFDVHLTLDGYTNYSLETLDTGKPQCKAALQKELGLPVRPDVPVIGFIGRLDHQKGVDLIAEAIPWMIDQDVQLVMLGTGRHDLEEMLRNFECRHSDKVRGWVGFSVQTSHRITAGADILLMPSRFEPCGLNQLYAMTYGTVPVVHAVGGLRDTVQPFDPFSESGLGWTFDSAEKNKLIHALWNCLLTYRQYKKSWEGLQRRGMTQDLSWDHAAAKYEDVLVAAKYQW from the exons ATGGAATCTTTAGGATCAGTTGAATCTTCCGTCTTTCTTCTGGCGGTTTCTAATGGTGATTCGAGATTTAAGCCTGCTGTGAGAATTAGTGTTCACTCACTTCAAGCGAAAAGCAAGAAAGTTCTTGCTAGACAGGGGGACCTCCGTCAGCAG ATTGCCAAAAGAAGGAATTTGGTTTCTTCCATAAAATGTAGCAGTTTTGACCATGAAATAGACCGAACTTCTCATGAACAGAGGGATAGCTCCTTGCCAGATTCAGAGAGTACTTCAACTAGTGATGTAAATATACTTCAACACCAAAATAACAATGTTCTTCCAAGTGGCTATGTCCATTCACCTGCAGATGAAGTACCAGAAATTTCACCTTCAGCTATCAGTGGTGGTTATGCTAAAGATGAAATGGAACATGGACAACGTATATCTCCTAAAACATCTTCCTCTATTAAGAATTTGACCAAAGAGTTTAAAGATATGGAGATGAAATCAGAGAATGAAATTATTGAAGGTTCAGCAGAATCAACTTTGCCTAAGGTTGATAATGTCGAAAATGATACTATGACTGAAGATGCAAAATCTGTTCCTTTGGCTGGGGCCCATGCAATGAATATAATCTTGGTAGCTGCAGAATGTGCTCCATGGTCCAAAACAG GTGGCCTTGGAGATGTTGCTGGGTCTTTACCGAAGGCTTTAGCTCGGCGTGGACATCGCGTCATG GTTGTGGCACCTAGGTACCATAATTATGCTGAACCTCAGTATACTGGAGTTCCAAAGGTGTATAAAGTGGATGGTCAG GATTTTGAAGTAACGTACTTCCAAGCCTTCATTGATGGGGTTGATTTTGTATTCATTGAGAGTCCTATCTTTCGCCACTTGGAGAATAACATATATGGAGGAAACAGAGTA GATGTTTTAAAGCGGATGGTATTATTTTGCAAAGCTGCTGTTGAG GTTCCTTGGCATGTCCCATGTGGTGGAGTCTGCTATGGGGATGGAAATTTGGCTTTCATTGCAAATGATTGGCATACAGCACTGTTACCAGTGTATCTGAAGGCATATTATCGAGACAAAGGTTTTATGCACTATGCAAGATCTGTTCTTGTAATTCACAACATCGCTCACCAG GGTCGCGGACCAGTGGACGATTTTCGTTATATGGATCTACCAGGACACTACATTGACCTCTTCAAACTCTATGACCCAGTTGGTGGTGAGCACTCCAATATCCTTGCAGCTGGACTTAAGACAGCAGATCGTTTGGTTACTGTTAGTCATGGATATGCCTGGGAGCTCAAAACATCTGAAGGTGGTTGGGGTCTACACAATATCATAAATGAGAATGGCTGGAAAATGAGTGGCATAGTTAATGGGATTGATGCAAAAGAATGGAACCCGCAGTTTGATGTTCACTTGACGTTAGATGGTTATACTAACTACTCCCTGGAAACACTAGACACTGGCAAGCCTCAGTGCAAAGCAGCACTACAGAAGGAACTTGGTTTGCCTGTCCGACCTGATGTTCCTGTTATTGGGTTCATTGGAAGGTTGGATCATCAAAAAGGTGTTGATCTCATAGCTGAGGCAATTCCCTGGATGATTGATCAGGATGTGCAACTAGTCATGTTGGGCACCGGCAGACACGACTTGGAAGAGATGCTTAGAAATTTTGAATGCCGACATAGTGACAAAGTGAGGGGATGGGTTGGTTTTTCTGTGCAGACATCTCACAGGATAACAGCTGGTGCGGATATTTTGCTCATGCCATCAAGATTTGAGCCTTGTGGGCTGAACCAGTTATATGCTATGACGTATGGGACAGTTCCTGTTGTACATGCAGTTGGTGGACTGAGAGACACAGTGCAACCCTTTGATCCATTTAGTGAGTCGGGGCTTGGGTGGACGTTTGATAGtgctgaaaaaaataaattgatacatGCATTATGGAACTGCTTGCTCACTTATCGACAGTACAAGAAGAGCTGGGAAGGACTGCAGAGAAGAGGAATGACGCAAGACCTCAGCTGGGACCATGCTGCTGCTAAATACGAGGATGTTCTTGTTGCTGCCAAGTACCAGTGGTAA
- the LOC110617285 gene encoding E3 ubiquitin-protein ligase MPSR1, whose product MPYLSFLAISEEAADQGEQPLENIHEVVVFDGVTHSFSFSQVPTDDGSDTSGPLPASKASIDAMPRVTVTDDCVEDCSICLDEMRVGSVIREMPCKHGFHSDCIEMWLVLHGSCPVCRFMMPVEDDGHRDRDGDGSVNGRRLRTRRLISDNFIIPSDEQTSSDRNQDSDSGSANSNLGMDTID is encoded by the coding sequence ATGCCCTATCTGAGTTTCCTTGCCATATCCGAGGAAGCGGCGGATCAAGGAGAACAGCCATTAGAAAACATCCATGAAGTCGTTGTCTTTGATGGTGTTACCCACTCCTTCTCTTTCAGCCAGGTCCCCACCGATGACGGCTCTGACACATCTGGTCCTTTGCCTGCGTCGAAGGCGTCCATTGATGCTATGCCTAGAGTAACAGTAACGGATGACTGTGTCGAAGACTGCTCTATTTGTTTAGACGAGATGCGGGTTGGCAGCGTGATTCGTGAGATGCCGTGTAAGCATGGGTTTCATTCCGATTGTATTGAGATGTGGCTTGTGTTGCATGGGTCGTGCCCGGTTTGTCGGTTCATGATGCCGGTGGAGGATGACGGTCACCGTGACCGTGACGGCGATGGAAGTGTAAATGGACGGCGTCTGAGGACGAGGCGGCTTATTTCGGACAATTTCATCATTCCGTCCGATGAGCAAACGTCATCCGATAGAAATCAGGACTCCGATTCTGGGTCCGCAAATTCTAATTTAGGGATGGACACAATCGACTAG